Proteins from a single region of Syngnathus scovelli strain Florida chromosome 7, RoL_Ssco_1.2, whole genome shotgun sequence:
- the LOC125972897 gene encoding zinc finger protein 85-like, protein MERPSHDEATTAETFRSQATLIMEVAVDAAVGVFHRSLVGGQIQAADNAELKRQLTSILSVAAKEAVRQICSVFGQLLATLPKEDDTFRDKVGQLEVELRDKQTSTMEKTKTVENKRQVAAPMSLPMSIINSAKAISSKASSGGGGTAQAPLVIISSPVHSTFRVPNGPLVTPSEDHLEDHAQGEVSGVMSLPVADEQLEPEKLVATKNETELHKKEASKTAEPVDVKSEKEMVTHTQSAASEEDLKELENKRRREQYKNKRFFCELCDKGFHQQHQLRKHALRHTKPFPCTLCDKGFYQAKTLHKHQQAHQLREAQEQDPDKMLACDQCNRKFRLARQLRAHQASHRLEATPLRCTTCGRTFTSAAVLRYHEISHADVKPFMCDVCGKGFLRKKSLREHQTVHTGARPYPCQMCGKRFSTSGNLRVHKRSHSDERPFSCGECNKAFKCRMGLLQHRVVHTGEKPFVCQTCGLSFGLKYNFQRHLRLHSGEKPFKCEKCGEGFSGTWALKTHMLTHGVEKPFMCDLCGKTFFYNCQLQKHQLVVHKNKEHAKAGGAPAGNRRRRRASATMKAFSCKSCAKSFSSVSTLRTHEKSHDEHKEFVCETCGKSFHQRHLYIYHMRQHSGDRPHVCGFCQKAFLLQSQLRQHELLHTGVKPHQCQQCGKAFRTTQNYHRHLLVHTGEKPYECQQCGRKFRQSNQLKSHMQIHTGVKLYSCQSCGRGFSDSRQLKKHRCGDGAKASHQSGSKGNKEKSAVFPWSDGFVNE, encoded by the exons ATGGAGCGGCCAAGCCACGACGAGGCGACAACCGCCGAAACTTTCCGCTCGCAGGCGACGCTCATCATGGAGGTGGCGGTGGATGCTGCCGTGGGAGTTTTCCACAGGAGCCTCGTTGGCGGGCAGATCCAGGCTGCAgacaacgccgagctgaag CGTCAGCTAACATCCATCTTGAGTGTGGCAGCGAAGGAGGCAGTCCGGCAAATCTGCAGTGTGTTTGGACAGCTCCTGGCAACCTTGCCCAAAGAAGATGACACCTTTCGAGACAAAGTGGGGCAGCTGGAGGTTGAGCTGAGGGACAAGCAAACATCTACGATGGAGAAAACAAAGA CAGTAGAAAACAAACGACAGGTCGCTGCCCCCATGAGCCTCCCCATGTCCATCATCAACTCGGCCAAAGCGATTTCCAGCAAAGCGAGCAGTGGCGGCGGCGGTACGGCTCAGGCTCCTCTAGTCATCATCAGCTCGCCGGTTCACAGCACATTCAGGGTCCCGAATGGCCCCTTGGTGACGCCATCTGAAGACCACCTTGAAGATCACGCTCAGGGTGAAGTTTCTGGCGTGATGTCACTTCCTGTCGCAGATGAGCAGCTGGAGCCTGAGAAGTTGGTGGCCACCAAGAATGAGACGGAGCTTCACAAAAAG GAGGCCAGTAAGACGGCAGAACCAGTTGACGTTAAATCAGAAAAGGAGATGGTGACCCACACTCAATCAG CTGCAAGTGAAGAAGACCTGAAGGAGCTGGAGAATAAGCGCCGGCGTGAGCAGTACAAGAACAAGCGCTTCTTCTGCGAGCTGTGCGACAAAGGCTTCCACCAGCAACACCAGCTTCGCAAACACGCCTTGCGCCACACCAAACCCTTCCCGTGCACGCTGTGTGACAAAGGCTTCTACCAG GCAAAAACACTGCACAAACACCAGCAGGCCCACCAGCTACGCGAGGCCCAGGAACAAGACCCTGACAAGATGCTGGCGTGTGACCAGTGCAATCGGAAATTCCGTCTGGCCCGCCAGCTGCGCGCCCATCAAGCGTCGCACCGGCTGGAGGCAACGCCCCTGCGCTGCACCACCTGCGGCCGCACATTCACCTCGGCGGCCGTGCTTCGATACCACGAGATCTCGCACGCTGACGTCAAGCCCTTCATGTGCGACGTGTGCGGCAAAGGCTTCCTGAGGAAAAAAAGCCTACGCGAGCACCAGACGGTCCACACGGGGGCGCGGCCATACCCCTGCCAGATGTGCGGCAAGCGCTTTTCCACCAGCGGGAACCTGCGCGTGCACAAGCGCTCGCACTCGGACGAGCGACCCTTCTCGTGCGGCGAGTGCAACAAGGCCTTCAAGTGCCGTATGGGTCTGCTGCAGCACCGTGTGGTCCACACGGGGGAGAAGCCTTTCGTCTGTCAGACCTGCGGACTCAGCTTCGGACTCAAGTACAACTTCCAAAGGCACCTGCGCCTCCACAGCGGAGAAAAGCCCTTCAA GTGTGAGAAGTGCGGCGAAGGCTTCTCCGGAACGTGGGCCCTTAAAACGCACATGCTAACGCACGGCGTGGAGAAACCCTTCATGTGCGACCTGTGCGGCAAGACCTTCTTCTACAACTGCCAGCTGCAGAAGCACCAGCTCGTGGTCCACAAGAACAAGGAGCACGCCAAGGCGGGCGGCGCGCCCGCCGGCAACCGGCGCCGTCGGCGGGCATCGGCGACCATGAAGGCCTTCAGCTGCAAGAGCTGCGCCAAGAGCTTCAGCAGCGTCAGCACGCTTCGCACGCACGAGAAGAGCCACGACGAGCACAAGGAGTTTGTCTGCGAGACGTGCGGGAAGTCCTTCCACCAGCGCCACCTGTACATTTACCACATGCGCCAGCACAGCGGCGACCGGCCGCACGTCTGCGGTTTTTGCCAGAAGGCCTTCCTGCTTCAGTCGCAGCTACGCCAGCACGAGCTGCTGCACACAGGCGTCAAGCCGCACCAGTGCCAACAGTGCGGGAAGGCCTTCAGGACGACGCAGAACTACCACCGACACCTCCTGGTGCACACGGGCGAGAAGCCCTACGAGTGCCAACAGTGCGGCCGCAAGTTCCGCCAGTCCAACCAGCTCAAGTCGCACATGCAGATCCACACGGGCGTCAAGCTGTACTCGTGCCAGAGTTGCGGCCGCGGGTTCTCCGACTCCAGGCAGCTCAAGAAGCACCGCTGTGGCGACGGGGCCAAGGCCTCGCACCAGTCCGGAAGCAAAGGCAACAAGGAGAAAAGCGCAGTTTTCCCTTGGAGCGATGGTTTCGTCAACGAGTGA